The genomic region TTATCAACTTACATTATAAACCTGAAATTTGGcgcaagtttttatttttaatcaagtaatTATTATCTTCCTGAACAGTGGCATCACTAGAAACGAGATGCTAGTTGCTATCACCAACCGCATCCACGCTGAAGCGATGGCTTCATTACCTCCCAACGTGCGTCGACGAATTCGCGCACTCCGGTCTCTTCAGAAAGAGTTTGTAGATATCGAGGCCAAGTTCTACTCTGAGGTTCATGCGCTCGAGTGTAAATACGAGAAAATGTATAAACCGCTGTTTGAAAAGGTGAGAGAATTTTGTACCAAGTAAAAATTGACAGTTGCATGGATTGTGTTGTTAATTGTCCTAAGTGTTGTGTTTCGAATAACAATCTAATGTAATTTTTCCAGCGAGCTCAAATAGTAAATGGTTCTTACGAGCCAAATGATGACGAGTGTCTAAACCCTTGGCGTGATGAAACTGAAGAGGAGGAATTAGCTCGTAGTGTTCAAAATGCTGCTATTGCTGATAGTGACGAGAAGAAAGAGGAAAACAAATTAGCAGAGTTAGTAGCGTTTGAGTCATTGTGCtacatttattacttaatattctCGTCTGATAGAGCAAATGCAGTTGCATTAAGttactgtaattaatttgttatgatGACACACTTACACCATTTTCTGAAAAATCATGATCGATTTCTCTAACATGCATCACCAACTGAGGCAACATGTAAatagacaaaataatatttttatatttaccctATTTGTAACTAGTTCATATCTCTTGCAGGCCACCCATGGACCCCAATGTAAAGGGCATCCCAGACttttggtataatatatttaaaaatgtttccatGCTGTGTGAAATGATGCAAGATCATGATGAACCAATTATTAAATGTCTTCAGGATATTAAAGGTATGtggtgtattaaaaaaaacatttacaagttTTAGcaaatatctaattaattttacttttcctatgaatttgtttaaaaatggtaTTTCATTACTGTTTTCTGAacattaattatactaaaataaagaaagtaaatctctaataaaatatttctttgtacaGTGCAAATGCATGAAGATCCCATTGGTTTCACCCTCGAGTTCCACTTTGCACCCAATGATTACTTTACAAACACAATTCTCACAAAGGAGTACTCCATGAAGTGTAAACCAGACGAGGAGAGTCCCTTGGAATTTGAAGGTCCTGAAATTTACTCATGcaaggtaattaaaaaatattttctattgtaCTATGAATATGTTTTCTATAATTGATATGATTaactataagaaaataaaattaaaaaaaacacgttaaacgtttgaaatataatcatttgtCATAAAGGGCTGTGAAATCAACTGGAAAAAGGGCAAAAATGTAACAGTAAAGACGATAAAGAAGAAACAGAAACACAAGTCCCGAGGCTCAGTTCGCACAGTCACCAAGTCAGTTCAAGCCGACTCATTCTTCAACTTCTTCTCCCCACCTCTGATGCCCGATGACCCCAATTCCACCTTAGCTTCAGATACACAGGTATGTCAAACTATGTTTACACTGAATCTGTTTTTacgtttgtaataattttaaggaTATCTGTAAATatgtaactaaaaaatatatacaatgaaatacCGCTGCATGGTAGAGGTATAGAAGTGATGGATTTCAGTGCTCTTAGCTGCATCGCAGTGTAAGCACTGCATAGTTCCAAGAGTTCCTAGTGAAAATATCTCGTTGGGAAAGTTAAATAAGATTTTGTTGATTTTCCACCTGGGGATAGATCCCAGGATCTCGGAATCTGCAGCCTTAAAAGCTATGATCCGATATGAGTAGTTACAATGATATTGCCTCTCATGACATTGATATATACAGTCATAACAGCcatagttttaagaaaaaaatagactCTTTGCTCAATTAgtgtcaagatatttttttttttgttaatttctatttctttaattgggagtaatttattattattttttgttctttcacatttttgtttttattttaaagatatattaatgtatgagTGTagtgttttgttgatttttttttgttatttaaaatgtataatgtaaacgcctgtagtggtgtatcacaccatacattaatttatttcctactttttcttaataatttgtgaatatgccgatggtgtttcgagaatctataaataaataaatagtcatgAGTCGAACGTAGTAGTCaattcatttatacatataaatgtcaACTGAGCGCGCGTTCATTGTTTTTTGATTTTCTatactatgatattttttattgaataacattatttttggtaaagtaatatattcgatGTTAATTCGGCGTCTCTCCCTGCAGGCATTGCTAACGGCCGACTTCGAAGTGGGTCACTACATCCGCGAGCGCGTCGTGTCGCGCGCCGTGCTGCTCTACACGGGCGAGGGGCTCGACGAGGACGACGACGACGACTACGAGGAGGAGGTGGGTTCCGACGTTATACTACTGTGCACACAGGATAACACTTAAAGAATCTTAAGTCACCCTTACTTATGATAAAAGATAGCTGTGatataatctttaataagatgtagttataaatacaaagcTTTCTCTTATCCTGTGTACACATAcagacattaattttataaaaaaaaaatctatatagcAATTATGTTCAAAACTGTCTGCCATCATTcttctacatttatttttcttttaacatattaaacttgcttttcattaaaagtataagtaatataaactaGTATTTTCGGCTAATCTTCATAagcatgaaataaaacaaattctacAGCCATCTGGTAGCTACATGCTTTATTTATGTGCATGGTAGAGTTTTTAGTGCCTCTTATAAAATTAGACCAGCCTTCACATCAAAATCAGACGAAGgtacagtatatttatatttttggtttgattttaatttagaaatcatACCAAGAGTAGCTCAATCTccgaaatatataatagaatagaaATGGTGTTTATTATGAGTCTTAATTAActgttatttacataaatttattaatctacAAGTTCCTTTTATCAAGTTGACCGTTTCCatgaaaaaaagttaattttataaattatatataaaattaagtaggtTGAGCTACATCTGGGCCGAAGGTTTTAATTAGTGTGGTAAAATTCACATACACAAATACCACTATCTCCGTCTGGTTAGATTGTTGGCGGCTCGACCAAAAGCGGTATATTTGTTTTCAGGAGGATTCGTACTCTGACGAGGACTCTGGTACCGAG from Vanessa tameamea isolate UH-Manoa-2023 chromosome 22, ilVanTame1 primary haplotype, whole genome shotgun sequence harbors:
- the LOC113396597 gene encoding nucleosome assembly protein 1-like 1 isoform X1 — encoded protein: MGSVERAGDATSEVETGDEEEIAGGELAAHLLKSGITRNEMLVAITNRIHAEAMASLPPNVRRRIRALRSLQKEFVDIEAKFYSEVHALECKYEKMYKPLFEKRAQIVNGSYEPNDDECLNPWRDETEEEELARSVQNAAIADSDEKKEENKLAEPPMDPNVKGIPDFWYNIFKNVSMLCEMMQDHDEPIIKCLQDIKVQMHEDPIGFTLEFHFAPNDYFTNTILTKEYSMKCKPDEESPLEFEGPEIYSCKGCEINWKKGKNVTVKTIKKKQKHKSRGSVRTVTKSVQADSFFNFFSPPLMPDDPNSTLASDTQALLTADFEVGHYIRERVVSRAVLLYTGEGLDEDDDDDYEEEEDEECSTEESEDEEPAPRRRAKKHAASGQHDSPAECKQQ
- the LOC113396597 gene encoding nucleosome assembly protein 1-like 1-B isoform X2, which produces MGSVERAGDATSEVETGDEEEIAGGELAAHLLKSGITRNEMLVAITNRIHAEAMASLPPNVRRRIRALRSLQKEFVDIEAKFYSEVHALECKYEKMYKPLFEKRAQIVNGSYEPNDDECLNPWRDETEEEELARSVQNAAIADSDEKKEENKLAEPPMDPNVKGIPDFWYNIFKNVSMLCEMMQDHDEPIIKCLQDIKVQMHEDPIGFTLEFHFAPNDYFTNTILTKEYSMKCKPDEESPLEFEGPEIYSCKGCEINWKKGKNVTVKTIKKKQKHKSRGSVRTVTKSVQADSFFNFFSPPLMPDDPNSTLASDTQALLTADFEVGHYIRERVVSRAVLLYTGEGLDEDDDDDYEEEEDSYSDEDSGTEEVSDAED